From Diaminobutyricibacter sp. McL0608, one genomic window encodes:
- a CDS encoding MarR family winged helix-turn-helix transcriptional regulator, which translates to MTPRTQLATDGVSLLATHELAGDLRVALGGLMRRLRQEATIGDFTRSQLSALGRLERGGPATLSDLARAEGVRPQSMAATVAVLEEAGLVSRTPDERDGRKSVLHLTDEARELFATGRLAREDWLFRAIRTRLTDDEQAALASSVELIRRLAETP; encoded by the coding sequence ATGACCCCACGCACGCAGCTCGCAACCGACGGCGTGAGCCTCCTCGCGACGCACGAGCTCGCCGGCGATCTCCGGGTCGCGCTCGGCGGCCTGATGCGCCGTCTCCGCCAGGAGGCCACCATCGGCGACTTCACCCGGTCGCAGCTCTCGGCGCTCGGCCGCCTGGAACGCGGGGGACCTGCGACCCTCAGCGACCTGGCCCGCGCCGAAGGTGTGCGGCCTCAGTCGATGGCGGCGACCGTGGCGGTGCTCGAGGAGGCCGGCCTGGTCTCGCGCACCCCCGACGAGCGCGACGGACGCAAATCCGTCCTGCACCTCACCGACGAAGCACGAGAACTGTTCGCAACGGGTCGTCTCGCCCGCGAGGACTGGCTGTTCCGCGCCATCCGCACCCGGCTCACCGACGACGAACAGGCCGCTCTCGCCTCGAGCGTCGAGCTGATCCGGCGGCTCGCGGAGACGCCATGA
- a CDS encoding MFS transporter: protein MTVGKTTEAATEPVGDAAGRKPFPWTFTAPLLLGSTLNPINSSMIATGLVGIGVDFHSGPGTTASLISVLYLCSAVMQPTMGKLSTLFGPRRVFLAGILILFAGGVIGTLAPAFGFLLLSRALIGVGTSAAYPTAMAMVRRRADSVGMGVPSRVLGNFSIAAQVTAVFGLPLGGILAGAFGWRALFAVNIPLALITFVATLLGVARDTPLPRRDRGGLLTSLDLPGILLFAGTIVSLLLFLSGLSAPNWWLLGAIVVLAAALFLWERRASRPLIDVRMLARNRPLQRTYLRQTLVALGIYATLYGTSQWMEQSAHLSASAVGLILLPLFGLSIVIARVVSARGWVRWPLILASVAMVLSSAVMLLITSDSSVYVLIGMSLLLGFTNGFSGFANQATLYVQTPADEIAVASGLYRTFGYIGAIFSSSLIGITFGQAATDSGLHALAWVLGGLGVAVLVLTVLDRSIPTVAGK from the coding sequence ATGACCGTGGGCAAGACCACGGAGGCCGCCACTGAACCGGTCGGGGACGCGGCCGGGCGCAAACCGTTCCCGTGGACGTTCACCGCGCCGCTGCTGCTCGGCTCGACGCTGAATCCGATCAACAGCTCGATGATCGCGACGGGGCTCGTGGGCATCGGCGTCGACTTCCACTCGGGGCCGGGCACGACCGCATCCCTCATCTCCGTGCTCTATCTCTGCAGCGCCGTGATGCAGCCGACGATGGGCAAGCTGTCCACCCTGTTCGGGCCGCGCCGGGTGTTCCTGGCGGGCATCCTGATCCTGTTCGCCGGCGGCGTGATCGGCACCCTGGCACCCGCGTTCGGGTTCCTGCTGCTGTCCCGCGCTCTCATCGGAGTCGGAACATCGGCCGCCTACCCGACGGCGATGGCGATGGTCCGCCGGCGGGCCGACAGTGTCGGGATGGGCGTGCCGAGCCGCGTGCTCGGCAACTTCTCGATCGCAGCGCAGGTCACCGCCGTCTTCGGGCTGCCGCTCGGTGGCATCCTCGCGGGCGCCTTCGGATGGCGCGCCCTGTTCGCGGTCAACATCCCGCTCGCCCTCATCACCTTCGTCGCCACGCTGCTCGGCGTCGCGCGGGACACCCCGCTCCCCCGCCGTGACCGCGGCGGCCTGCTGACCTCGCTCGACCTCCCCGGCATCCTGCTGTTCGCCGGCACGATCGTCTCCCTGCTCCTCTTCCTCTCGGGTCTCTCCGCCCCGAACTGGTGGCTGCTCGGCGCGATCGTCGTGCTCGCCGCGGCGCTGTTCCTCTGGGAGCGCCGCGCGTCGCGCCCGCTCATCGACGTGCGGATGCTCGCCCGCAACCGTCCGCTGCAACGCACCTACCTGCGCCAGACCCTCGTCGCCCTGGGGATCTACGCGACCCTGTACGGGACGAGCCAGTGGATGGAGCAGAGCGCGCACCTGAGCGCGTCGGCGGTCGGCCTCATCCTGCTTCCGCTCTTCGGCCTCAGCATCGTGATCGCGAGGGTGGTGTCTGCGCGCGGCTGGGTGCGCTGGCCGCTGATCCTCGCCTCCGTCGCGATGGTGCTGAGTTCGGCCGTGATGCTGCTGATCACGAGCGACTCGAGCGTGTATGTGCTCATCGGCATGTCACTGCTGCTCGGCTTCACCAACGGGTTCAGTGGATTCGCGAACCAGGCGACCCTGTACGTCCAGACCCCCGCCGACGAGATCGCGGTCGCCTCCGGGCTCTACCGGACCTTCGGGTACATCGGTGCGATCTTCTCGTCGAGCCTCATCGGGATCACGTTCGGCCAGGCCGCGACCGACAGTGGACTGCACGCTCTCGCGTGGGTGCTCGGTGGGCTCGGAGTCGCGGTGCTCGTTCTCACAGTGCTCGACCGGAGCATCCCGACCGTCGCCGGGAAGTAG
- a CDS encoding PLD nuclease N-terminal domain-containing protein: MAVLPILVLLIMIGALIDIILRSEWQVKHIHKFGWILLVIFLPLIGSVLWFTLGREYPAPAPRTHTGGGRHHGQAHPTGFERPKSTEEQLAELDREIEFYRQQERLKENGNELDGNRDPA, from the coding sequence ATGGCTGTGCTTCCCATCCTCGTTCTGCTCATCATGATCGGTGCCCTGATCGACATCATCCTGCGGTCGGAATGGCAGGTGAAACACATCCACAAGTTCGGGTGGATCCTGCTGGTGATCTTCCTGCCCCTCATCGGGAGCGTCCTATGGTTCACACTCGGGCGCGAATATCCGGCACCGGCCCCGCGCACGCACACGGGCGGTGGACGCCATCACGGCCAGGCGCACCCGACCGGGTTCGAGCGTCCGAAGTCGACCGAGGAGCAGCTCGCCGAACTGGATCGCGAGATCGAGTTCTACCGTCAGCAGGAGCGCCTGAAGGAGAACGGCAACGAACTCGACGGCAACCGCGATCCGGCGTAG
- a CDS encoding 3-oxo-5-alpha-steroid 4-dehydrogenase: MPAESPYRWFVYLEIALAVVTFIGLCFIVAPYGRHGRGGWGPTVPARVGWLIMESPASLLFLLFYLFGAHRAELVPLVFLLLWQVHYVQRAFVYPLLMRGGGRMPVSVMGMAIVFNVLNTWVNARWISEYGTYPTSWLADPRFIVGLVVFIGGFSLNLGSDRILRRLRRSGATGYRIPFGGGYRFVSSPNYLGEIVEWTGWAIATWSLAGFSFALYTFANLAPRAMANHRWYRDTFDDYPPDRKALIPFVV; the protein is encoded by the coding sequence ATGCCCGCCGAGAGCCCGTACCGCTGGTTCGTGTACCTCGAGATCGCGCTCGCCGTGGTCACCTTCATCGGCCTCTGTTTCATCGTCGCCCCTTACGGACGGCACGGCCGCGGCGGGTGGGGGCCGACCGTGCCGGCGCGCGTCGGCTGGCTGATCATGGAGAGCCCCGCATCCCTCCTGTTCCTCCTCTTCTACCTGTTCGGCGCGCACCGGGCGGAGCTGGTCCCGCTCGTGTTCCTTCTGCTCTGGCAGGTGCACTACGTGCAGCGGGCGTTCGTCTACCCGTTGCTGATGCGCGGCGGCGGCAGGATGCCCGTGTCGGTCATGGGGATGGCCATCGTCTTCAACGTGCTCAACACCTGGGTCAACGCGCGCTGGATCTCCGAATACGGCACCTATCCGACTTCGTGGCTCGCCGACCCGCGCTTCATTGTCGGGCTCGTCGTCTTCATTGGCGGCTTCTCGCTCAACCTCGGTTCGGACCGCATCCTCCGTCGTCTACGCCGGTCGGGTGCGACCGGGTACCGCATCCCTTTCGGCGGCGGCTACCGGTTCGTGTCCAGCCCGAACTACCTCGGCGAGATCGTCGAATGGACCGGATGGGCGATCGCGACCTGGTCGCTGGCCGGCTTCTCGTTCGCGCTCTACACGTTCGCCAACCTGGCGCCCCGCGCGATGGCCAACCATCGCTGGTACCGGGACACGTTCGACGACTACCCGCCCGACCGAAAGGCCCTCATTCCCTTCGTCGTGTGA
- a CDS encoding putative quinol monooxygenase, producing the protein MTEVQVIARYTVKPGNEEQVHTLLRELAAAARTEPGNLAFDVCALVADPRQVVLLERYVSRAAFEDHRTTPHFKRLVLDSIVPLLESRVVELFDAAE; encoded by the coding sequence GTGACCGAAGTTCAGGTGATCGCCCGGTACACCGTCAAGCCGGGCAACGAGGAACAGGTGCACACACTGTTGCGCGAACTCGCAGCGGCTGCGCGCACCGAACCGGGGAACCTCGCGTTCGATGTCTGCGCGCTCGTCGCCGACCCGCGCCAGGTGGTGCTGCTCGAACGCTACGTCTCCCGTGCGGCGTTCGAGGACCACCGCACTACACCGCATTTCAAGCGGCTGGTGCTCGACAGTATCGTGCCGCTGCTCGAGTCGCGCGTCGTCGAGCTCTTCGACGCCGCCGAGTAG
- a CDS encoding FAD:protein FMN transferase, whose protein sequence is MRFVETVMGIPMSIDIRAADADAGASADAAAAAFAMMADADRRFSVYRDDSEVSLVNRGLIGESAFSDELREVLEIGEAFRVASGGAFRVRASDGRLDTDGVVKGWAASRAAGVLLSCGVSDFCLNAGGDVVVGGSPGDGAAWNVGIRSPSDPARMLAVLSVTDCAVATSGAYERGRHIVDGRTGLPATGLTSATVVADDLTTADVLATSVFALGPDGVGWAMAQGATGVLALTDAGAPLAAGTLPFARPRRD, encoded by the coding sequence GTGAGGTTCGTCGAGACCGTGATGGGCATCCCGATGTCCATCGACATCAGGGCAGCGGATGCGGATGCGGGCGCATCGGCGGATGCTGCGGCCGCCGCGTTCGCAATGATGGCCGACGCGGACCGGCGCTTCAGCGTGTACCGCGACGACAGCGAAGTCTCGCTGGTCAACCGGGGGCTCATCGGCGAGAGCGCGTTCAGCGACGAGCTGCGCGAGGTGCTCGAGATCGGTGAGGCCTTTCGTGTGGCGTCAGGTGGTGCGTTCAGGGTGCGCGCATCCGATGGCCGCCTCGACACCGACGGGGTCGTGAAAGGGTGGGCGGCGTCTCGGGCCGCGGGCGTTCTCCTATCCTGCGGCGTGAGCGACTTCTGTCTGAACGCGGGAGGCGATGTCGTGGTCGGCGGGTCGCCGGGTGATGGGGCCGCGTGGAACGTCGGCATCCGGTCGCCGTCGGATCCCGCCCGGATGTTGGCGGTGCTGTCCGTGACGGACTGTGCGGTCGCCACCTCAGGCGCATACGAGCGCGGCCGGCACATCGTGGATGGTCGCACGGGACTGCCCGCGACCGGCCTCACGAGCGCAACCGTCGTCGCGGACGACCTGACGACCGCGGATGTGCTCGCCACCTCTGTCTTCGCGCTCGGCCCCGACGGCGTCGGCTGGGCGATGGCTCAGGGCGCCACGGGAGTGCTGGCTCTCACCGACGCCGGCGCGCCGCTCGCAGCCGGCACGCTCCCCTTCGCCCGCCCGCGTCGCGACTGA
- a CDS encoding SDR family oxidoreductase yields the protein MAENTPGPMAGKTVLVTGGTGGIGRATALGLAALGARVGITGRDARRTASAAAAIASEAAAASAGAAGRTASAATEGTASAGTVGTASVDAFPADMSSQAEVRRLATAVLEAYPRLDVLVNNVGGFWATRHATADGLEHTYAVNVLAPFLLTELLLDRLKASAPARIVTVSSGAQRMGRIAFDDLQGQRDYSGQTAYNQSKLADILFTFELARRLKGTGVTANTLHPGLVRTSFAAEDSSTAWKVMIPLLKPFMKSPARGAETSIYLASSPEVDGVSGVYFSGRKPATVNPIANDTSAATRLWAANAQLVGLTDP from the coding sequence ATGGCAGAGAACACTCCCGGCCCGATGGCCGGCAAGACAGTCCTGGTCACAGGCGGCACGGGCGGCATCGGCCGCGCGACGGCCCTCGGACTTGCGGCGCTCGGCGCTCGCGTCGGGATCACTGGGCGGGATGCGCGACGCACCGCTTCGGCGGCCGCAGCGATCGCGAGCGAGGCGGCGGCCGCATCCGCCGGCGCTGCTGGACGCACCGCATCCGCCGCGACCGAGGGCACCGCATCCGCCGGGACCGTGGGCACCGCATCCGTCGACGCCTTCCCGGCCGACATGTCGTCGCAGGCCGAAGTACGCAGGCTCGCGACCGCAGTGCTGGAGGCGTACCCCCGACTGGATGTCCTGGTCAACAACGTGGGCGGCTTCTGGGCCACCCGTCACGCCACCGCCGACGGGCTCGAGCACACATATGCGGTCAATGTGCTCGCTCCCTTCCTCCTCACCGAGTTGCTGCTCGATCGCTTGAAGGCGAGCGCTCCCGCCCGCATCGTGACCGTGTCGTCGGGTGCGCAGAGGATGGGACGGATCGCCTTCGACGACCTGCAGGGCCAGCGCGACTATTCCGGGCAGACGGCGTACAACCAGTCGAAGCTGGCGGACATCCTGTTCACCTTCGAGCTCGCCAGGCGGCTGAAAGGAACCGGCGTGACCGCGAACACCCTGCATCCGGGTCTGGTCCGCACGTCGTTCGCCGCCGAGGATTCGTCCACCGCCTGGAAGGTCATGATCCCGCTGCTGAAGCCGTTCATGAAGTCTCCGGCGCGTGGCGCTGAGACGTCGATCTACCTCGCCTCCTCGCCCGAGGTCGATGGTGTCTCCGGCGTCTACTTCTCGGGCCGCAAACCGGCCACCGTGAACCCGATCGCCAACGACACCTCGGCGGCCACGCGACTCTGGGCGGCCAACGCGCAACTCGTCGGCTTGACGGATCCTTAA
- a CDS encoding DUF2510 domain-containing protein gives MADETKSLIVPGWYADPLRADGLRWWNGDAWTEHVRDAAPPPPVVQPTYLLPPAQSAQPAAPVQPAYPGEVAYPGQPGYQPQQFVHRPTNNSLAWWSFGLGALSLFLTVSVLIHNSATFIVSTSGILAIINGVRAINHRRQGRATARVLPVLGIVFGSIGTIVMVLSFAAAFLPHATTDPTIGAQPQPGTLNPLGRQPKTPLPDTVLNSYNGVAVTTASAQAVGCRLTDLPLPFPSSTLAKTADRQEQDLMSWDIQPVSQGLVAAKRAAGTWPSLQVDPADGRVFTADCRPIGFIPVGTTLEYAISPDRANAALLIGDATNRLAVLWRSTDNTIYLE, from the coding sequence ATGGCAGACGAGACGAAGTCGCTGATCGTGCCGGGCTGGTACGCGGACCCCCTTCGGGCCGACGGTCTGCGCTGGTGGAACGGCGACGCGTGGACCGAGCACGTTCGGGATGCGGCCCCGCCTCCTCCGGTCGTCCAGCCGACCTACCTGCTCCCTCCCGCTCAATCCGCGCAGCCTGCCGCGCCCGTTCAGCCCGCCTACCCCGGCGAGGTCGCCTACCCCGGCCAGCCCGGTTACCAGCCCCAGCAGTTCGTGCACCGGCCGACGAACAACTCACTCGCCTGGTGGTCCTTCGGCCTGGGCGCGCTGTCGCTCTTCCTGACGGTCAGCGTGCTCATCCACAACTCGGCCACGTTCATCGTCTCGACCTCCGGCATTCTGGCCATCATCAATGGGGTGCGGGCGATCAACCATCGGCGCCAGGGCCGTGCCACTGCGCGCGTGCTGCCGGTCCTCGGCATCGTCTTCGGCTCGATCGGCACCATCGTCATGGTGCTGAGCTTCGCCGCGGCGTTCCTTCCCCACGCGACCACCGACCCGACGATCGGGGCACAGCCGCAGCCGGGAACGCTCAATCCGCTCGGCCGCCAGCCGAAGACGCCGTTGCCCGACACCGTGCTCAATTCCTACAACGGCGTCGCGGTGACGACCGCCTCAGCCCAGGCGGTCGGCTGCCGACTGACAGACCTCCCGCTTCCGTTTCCGTCCAGCACTCTCGCGAAGACCGCGGACCGCCAGGAACAGGACCTGATGAGCTGGGACATCCAGCCGGTGTCGCAGGGGCTCGTCGCAGCGAAGAGGGCGGCAGGGACCTGGCCGTCGCTACAGGTCGACCCTGCCGACGGGCGCGTCTTCACCGCTGACTGCCGGCCCATCGGATTCATCCCCGTCGGCACGACGCTCGAATACGCGATCTCGCCGGACAGGGCCAACGCCGCCCTGCTCATCGGGGATGCGACGAACAGGCTCGCAGTCCTCTGGCGAAGCACCGACAACACGATCTACCTGGAGTGA
- a CDS encoding 5'-3' exonuclease produces MLLDTAALYFRGFYGVPDTVRAPDGSPVNAVRGLLDIIARLVTDYVPAQLVACWDDNWRPGWRVDLLPSYKAHRVAQAVPGGVDVEEVPELLVAQVPLIRELLGTLGIAIVGAPGYEADDVIGSLATQATVPVDIVTSDRDLLQLVDDASDVRLISTAKGMSNLEVVTDAVVEKKYGITSRQYADFAVMRGDPSDGLPGVAGVGEKTAAGLLREFGDLEGIIEAADDDDVPLSPAVRGRLRGASDYLAVAPRVVEVARDITFDEFDASIRPLDAAALAAAHALGERYGLGGSLERALRALGN; encoded by the coding sequence ATGCTCCTCGATACTGCGGCCCTCTACTTTCGCGGGTTCTACGGCGTGCCCGACACCGTTCGCGCACCCGACGGCAGTCCCGTCAACGCCGTGCGCGGGCTGCTCGACATCATCGCGAGACTCGTCACCGACTACGTACCGGCCCAGCTCGTCGCCTGCTGGGATGACAACTGGCGCCCGGGCTGGCGCGTCGACCTCCTCCCGAGCTACAAGGCGCATCGCGTCGCACAGGCCGTGCCCGGCGGCGTGGATGTTGAAGAAGTGCCCGAGCTGCTGGTCGCCCAGGTGCCGCTCATCCGCGAACTCCTCGGCACACTCGGTATCGCGATCGTCGGCGCCCCGGGCTACGAGGCGGACGATGTGATCGGAAGTCTCGCGACCCAGGCGACCGTCCCCGTAGACATCGTCACCAGCGACCGCGACCTTCTGCAGCTCGTCGATGACGCCAGCGACGTGCGGCTCATCTCGACGGCGAAAGGGATGAGCAACCTCGAAGTCGTGACCGACGCCGTCGTCGAAAAGAAGTACGGGATCACTTCGCGGCAGTACGCGGACTTCGCCGTGATGCGCGGCGACCCGTCCGACGGGCTCCCCGGCGTAGCGGGGGTCGGCGAGAAGACCGCCGCCGGGCTGCTCCGCGAATTCGGCGATCTCGAGGGGATCATCGAGGCCGCGGACGATGACGACGTCCCGCTGTCGCCGGCTGTGCGCGGGCGGTTGCGCGGGGCATCCGATTACCTCGCGGTCGCGCCGCGCGTCGTGGAGGTCGCCCGGGACATCACGTTCGATGAGTTCGACGCGAGCATCCGCCCCCTCGACGCGGCCGCCCTTGCTGCCGCCCACGCTCTCGGCGAGCGCTACGGGCTCGGCGGTTCTCTCGAGCGAGCCCTCCGCGCCCTCGGAAACTGA
- a CDS encoding cation transporter — MTDAARVRQLRAAGIGLEAITLAWNVVGVVVLLVLVLQSTSVALAGFGLDSLIEIGASTVVIWELTGTDAARQRVALRLIGWAFLALAAYLLVQSAVALVTAHRPVPGPGGIWWTGATAVVMFSLAAGKWRVGRALHNPVLLTEGRVTLIDGILATAVLAGLELDYAFGWWWADPLAGLVIVYYAIREAVHIFRD; from the coding sequence ATGACCGACGCGGCACGTGTGCGACAGCTCCGCGCGGCCGGCATCGGCCTGGAGGCGATCACGCTCGCGTGGAACGTCGTCGGCGTGGTGGTGCTGCTCGTACTCGTGCTGCAGAGCACCTCTGTCGCACTGGCCGGCTTCGGACTCGACAGCCTGATCGAGATCGGCGCCAGCACCGTCGTCATCTGGGAGCTCACCGGCACCGACGCTGCCCGTCAGCGAGTCGCTCTGCGGCTCATCGGCTGGGCGTTCCTCGCCCTCGCGGCCTACCTGCTCGTGCAGTCGGCCGTCGCGCTGGTCACGGCCCACCGGCCGGTGCCGGGACCGGGCGGGATCTGGTGGACCGGCGCGACAGCTGTCGTGATGTTCTCGCTCGCGGCCGGCAAATGGCGCGTCGGGCGGGCGCTGCACAATCCGGTGCTGCTCACCGAAGGTCGAGTGACGTTGATCGACGGCATCCTCGCCACCGCCGTGCTCGCGGGCCTCGAGCTGGACTACGCATTCGGATGGTGGTGGGCCGACCCGCTCGCCGGTCTCGTCATCGTCTACTACGCCATCCGCGAGGCCGTGCACATCTTCCGCGACTGA
- a CDS encoding DUF1772 domain-containing protein: protein MLAGEEFVVRYGLRGALSALDDPSHIRMRQGLILRLRVLVPSLFIPSLILCILVAVFAGGGGRVWLAWTAVAALLVWACVTFGGTVPINSAAIEWDPDAPPADWTSRVRLWERLDTIRCWASVIAFALLILFAATRL, encoded by the coding sequence TTGCTGGCCGGCGAAGAGTTCGTCGTGCGCTACGGCCTGCGCGGTGCGCTGTCCGCGCTCGACGACCCATCGCACATCCGGATGCGGCAGGGGCTGATCCTCCGCCTCCGCGTTCTCGTACCGTCGCTGTTCATCCCGTCGCTGATCCTGTGCATACTTGTCGCCGTCTTCGCGGGCGGAGGCGGCCGCGTCTGGCTCGCCTGGACGGCGGTCGCCGCACTTCTGGTGTGGGCGTGCGTGACGTTCGGCGGAACCGTGCCGATCAACAGCGCCGCCATCGAGTGGGACCCGGATGCGCCCCCGGCCGACTGGACCTCCCGCGTGCGACTGTGGGAACGCCTCGACACCATCCGCTGCTGGGCGTCCGTGATCGCGTTCGCCCTCCTGATCCTGTTCGCGGCGACGCGGCTGTAG
- a CDS encoding ferredoxin reductase family protein has protein sequence MGAARVSVIASPRRVSVRQPSARAQRRHSAFVRIVLVAGGIVVLWMWWAGIPSTAAATPSVLITSFGELVGMVAAYLVCAQVLLIARIPWFERAVGLDKLVLWHRTLGTTVVLLVVTHIGLMLLGSEVVDRSMPWSELISFLQNYPDMLAAIVGAAAFIAVGLSSARLLRARLSYEVWYWLHLTTYVAIFLTFLHQLSAGSHFIASPANRAVWLLLYLGTASAVLTWRFILPTLDAWRHRMRVESIVRENAGTTSVWFRGPHLDELGVRAGNFLLFRFLSWGHLLTAHPYSVSRVPSEGRLRITVGALGNHSALLRELAPGTLVFVEGPFGHFTADRASRDRILLVAGGAGIGPIRALAEELTARGMMPVLIYRAHSAADLALLGELQSMPGLTVLPVVGRRSELGWDPLSPEGLASMIRDLHNWEAFLCGPEGMMLTVEASLRALQVPKRFIHREELSMS, from the coding sequence ATGGGAGCTGCGAGAGTGAGCGTGATTGCGAGTCCGCGCCGCGTGAGCGTCCGCCAGCCGAGCGCTCGCGCGCAGCGTCGCCATTCGGCGTTCGTCCGGATCGTCCTGGTGGCCGGCGGAATCGTCGTGCTCTGGATGTGGTGGGCGGGCATCCCGTCGACGGCCGCGGCGACCCCATCCGTGCTGATCACCTCGTTCGGTGAACTGGTCGGCATGGTCGCCGCCTACCTGGTGTGCGCACAGGTGCTGCTCATCGCGCGCATCCCCTGGTTCGAACGCGCGGTCGGGCTCGACAAGCTGGTCCTCTGGCACCGCACGCTCGGCACGACTGTCGTGCTGCTGGTCGTCACCCACATCGGCCTGATGCTGCTGGGAAGCGAGGTCGTCGACCGGTCGATGCCCTGGTCGGAGCTCATCTCGTTCCTGCAGAACTACCCGGACATGCTCGCGGCGATCGTCGGCGCCGCCGCGTTCATCGCGGTCGGGCTCAGCAGCGCGCGGCTGCTGCGCGCCCGGCTCTCCTACGAAGTCTGGTACTGGCTGCACCTCACCACCTACGTCGCGATCTTCCTCACCTTCCTGCACCAGCTCAGCGCCGGAAGCCACTTCATCGCGAGCCCGGCCAACCGGGCGGTCTGGCTCCTCCTCTATCTGGGGACGGCATCTGCAGTGCTCACCTGGCGTTTCATCCTGCCGACCCTGGATGCGTGGCGTCACCGGATGCGCGTGGAATCGATCGTCCGCGAGAACGCGGGCACCACGAGCGTGTGGTTCAGGGGCCCGCACCTCGACGAGCTCGGGGTGCGCGCAGGGAACTTCCTGCTCTTCCGTTTCCTCTCCTGGGGTCATCTGCTCACCGCACATCCGTATTCGGTGTCGCGTGTGCCCTCCGAGGGGCGTCTGCGCATCACCGTCGGCGCTCTCGGCAACCATTCGGCGTTGCTGCGCGAACTCGCACCGGGCACGCTCGTCTTCGTCGAAGGGCCGTTCGGCCACTTCACGGCAGACCGGGCGAGCCGGGACCGCATCCTGCTCGTCGCCGGGGGTGCGGGGATCGGTCCGATCCGGGCGCTCGCCGAAGAGCTGACGGCGCGAGGAATGATGCCCGTGCTGATCTACCGGGCGCATTCGGCCGCGGACCTTGCGCTCCTCGGCGAGCTGCAGTCGATGCCGGGCCTCACGGTGCTCCCCGTGGTGGGGCGGCGCAGCGAACTGGGCTGGGACCCCCTGTCGCCCGAAGGCCTCGCTTCGATGATCCGCGACCTCCACAACTGGGAGGCCTTCCTCTGCGGACCCGAGGGGATGATGCTGACCGTCGAGGCGTCGCTGCGCGCCCTGCAGGTGCCCAAGCGCTTCATCCACCGAGAAGAACTGAGCATGTCATGA
- a CDS encoding FMN-binding protein has product MRRNKWRGTILFVVILTVMGVTVGLRLYGSGEATTASSHVVALTPSTSPSATPTPSASSTSTVAPSASPTASAPAAAAAPRTVNGDVEQTPFGPIQVQLTYTGTHITAVTELQSPNDRGRSVEINQQAGPILEQEVLSSQSAKIDTVSGATYTSDGYAQSVQSAIDKS; this is encoded by the coding sequence ATGAGACGCAACAAGTGGAGGGGCACGATCCTCTTCGTGGTCATCCTGACGGTGATGGGGGTGACGGTCGGGCTCCGCCTCTACGGGTCAGGCGAGGCGACGACCGCGTCGTCGCACGTGGTTGCCCTGACGCCGAGTACGAGCCCGAGCGCGACGCCGACGCCCTCCGCGAGCTCGACGTCGACCGTTGCGCCATCCGCATCGCCGACCGCGTCGGCTCCGGCTGCCGCGGCGGCGCCGAGGACCGTGAATGGGGACGTCGAGCAGACGCCGTTCGGTCCGATCCAGGTGCAGCTGACCTACACCGGAACGCACATCACGGCGGTCACCGAACTGCAGTCGCCGAACGACCGGGGACGCAGCGTCGAGATCAACCAGCAGGCCGGGCCGATCCTGGAACAGGAGGTGCTCTCGTCGCAGTCGGCGAAGATCGACACCGTCTCCGGCGCGACGTACACGTCGGACGGCTACGCCCAGTCGGTCCAGTCGGCCATCGACAAGTCGTGA